The genomic interval TACGAATGACCAGAGCGAAGTCTGCATGAACGGTGTTCGCTACTACACCTTCAAAATCGGCGACAAGAACTGGAACGAGAAAGTTGCCGAGAGCAAGTTCTCGAAGTTTGAGGGTTTTGGCAAAGCCGCCTCAGGTCATATCTGCTTACAAGACCACGGCAACGAAGTCGCATTTCGCAATGTCAAGGTCCGTCGACTTGCCGAAGACGGGTCGGTGAAGCAACCGATCGACGGCAATTTGAATCTCAGCGGCGAGCTTGCGTTTCCAAAACTGAAGTGGGGCGATCCGAAAACGGATTCAGGCAACTGGGAGCCCGTTGATCCGTCCGGCAAGATTCGTCCGTTGCGTCTGATGGAACTGACGTACGCCAACGGAGACAGCAATCGGTTGTACGCTGCCAGCCAGTACGGAGCGATTTGGAGTTTCGAGAACAATCGCGACACCGTCGAGGCTCCGATGTTTTTGGACTTGCGCGATCAGGTCTATGACTGGAAGAACCGGGGCGCCAACGAACAAGGCTTGCTCGGTTTGGCCATGCACCCGTCGTTCAAAGACAACGGCAAGTTCTATGTGTACTACACGCACAAAGACGGTCAGCGCTCGATCGTTTCGCAGTTCAAGGTTTCCGCTGACAATCCTCTCGCAGCCGATCCGGCATCCGAGCTTGTGTTGATGGATATTCCACAACCGTATGCCAATCACAACGGTGGCAGCATCGAGTTTGGCCCCGACGGATTTCTGTACATCGCTTTGGGTGATGGCGGTGACCGCAATGACCCCAAAGCAGCCGGGCAAGATCTGTCGGCATTGCTGGGATCGATCTTGCGGATCGATGTCGATCATCCTGCCGATGGAAAGCCCTACGGTATCCCGTCGGACAACCCCTTCGTCAAGAATCCCGATGCATGCCCGGAAATCTACGCCATGGGCGTGCGTAACCCGTGGCGAATCGCGTTTGACAAAAAGACCGGTGATCTCTGGATGGGAGATGTCGGTCAAGAGTTGTGGGAAGAAGTCAACATCATCACCAAGGGTGGCAACTATGGATGGAGCAATCGCGAAGGACTCTACGGTTTTGGCAATCGCGAAGACGTCGCCGGCGTTCCTGATCCGATCGATCCGATTTGGCAATACGATCACCGAGTCGGCAAGTCGATCACCGGCGGACGCGTTTATCACAGTGATCGTGTCCCTGAGCTGACCGGCAAATATGTCTACGCCGACTATGTCACGGGCATGATCTGGGCGTTGACCTATGATCGTGAGACGGGCAAGGTTGTGCGTAACGAACAAGTCGTTCCCGACAGCATCGCGGTCTTGGCGTTTGGCGAAGATCAGAACGGCGAAGTCTATTACTTGACCGACAGTTCGCGTGGCGAGTGCATCTATCGGTTCAAAGCGAAAGACTGATCAGCATGTCGGACAGTTCGAGCCAATGGAACGTGCCTGCGAAAGTCACACCGGCTTTTGCATACAGCGGTGGGGGACGCAAGCGGAGTGCGTCTCTGCAACGGCACCGCCATGGCTGGATGTTCGGTTTGCGTGTCCTGTTCTGCCTCTGTGTGCTGGTGGTGGTCGGCTTATGTAGCCCGAGTGTGTCACTCGCGCAAACAGACGATGCGTCGGCTGAATCGGTGGTCTCAGTCGGTGAGAAACTTTTTGCGTTGCAGGTCCTGCCGATCTTTCAGGACAAGTGTTTTGGTTGTCACAGTCCCGACGCCGACGAGCTGCAGGGCGGCTTTGATCTTAGCCACCGCTCAGCGATGTTGGAGGGCGGTGACGCCTACGGTGATACCGTGATCGTACCGGGCAGCATCGACGAGAGCGTGATCTTGGCGATGGTGGATCGCAGCGAAGACGGCTTTGAGATGCCGCCCAAGGAATCCGACAAGCTGACGCAAGAACAGGTGTGGGCGATTCGTGACTGGATTGCCGCCGATGCACCTTGGCCGGATGATCAACGGGTCACTGAAATTTACGATGCATTCGCTGAGGGCATGACCGTCCAGACCAGTGGAGGACTCAGCGATCAGTGGACCAATCGCAAGTACGATCCAGAGGACTTGTGGGCGTTTCAACCCATTCGTCGTGATTTTGACGAGTGGGTCACCGCAGAGAGAGGCAATCCTATCGACCAAATCGTCAATCGACGACTTGGGCAACTCGGTATTTCGCCGGCACCCTTGGCGGACAGACAGACCCTGATTCGACGTGTTTGTTATGACCTGACCGGTTTGCCGCCATCGTCGACTCAGATGAGCGTCTATCTTTCTGACCAGCGTGATGACGCCACGGCCTTTGCCGCGTTGGTGGATCGATTATTGGAGAGCCCGCACTACGGGGAGCAGTGGGCGCGGCACTGGCTGGACGTGGCTCGCTACGCCGACAGCTCAGGGTTTGCCAACGACTGGGAACGCCCCAACGCGTGGCGTTATCGCGACTACGTCATTCGTTCTTTCAATGACGACAAACCGTTCGATCAATTCACCATCGAGCAGATCGCGGGCGACGAGTTGGCCGCAGCCTCCAAGAAACCACTGACCGATCCTGTCAACGTGGATCGCTTGATCGGGACCGGTTTCCTGCGGATGGGACCGTGGGAACATACCGGGATGAGTGTGGCAAAGATCACTCGGCAACAGTTCTTGGACGACGTAACCGATTCGGTCGGTCAAGTCTTTCTGGCGCAACCGCTGCAGTGTTGTCGATGTCATGATCACAAGTTCGATCCGATTCCCACTCGAGACTACTACTCCATTCAAGCCGTTTTCGGGACGACGCAGTTTGTCGAAGTGGAGACTCCCTGGTTGCCCAGCGAAAACCTGACTGGGATGGATCGTGATCGACAGTATCACGAACAGCGCCATCAGGCGAACGCTGAATTACTGAAAGGGATTGAGAATGAGATCGCGCAAGCCGAGGCAAGATGGTTTTCCGAGCGAGACTTGCCCTACCGATCGATACGTGAGGCCAAGAAAGCCGGATTGGACGAAGATCAGTTGCCGCCCGGTCCCCTCAATACTCCGGAACAGTTTGGAATCGAGCGTATCGGACGCAAGTGGCAAGCGAGGTTTTCTTGGGAGTTTGATCGCTACGAGCCCTTTGCGTTGAGCGTGTACAACGGCAAAACGCCGCCGGCGACCACGCAAACCTCTCGCTTCAAGATGCCACCGGACCCGATGGGCCGTGGCGAGTTGGAACAAACCGCGATTCTGGCCGGCGGCGATCCCTTCGCTCCTGATCAACCGGTCAGCCCCGGCGTGCTATCGGCGGTTCCGCAAGCGAAGAAGTACAAGCTGCCGACTCAGCCAACGGGGCGGCGTTTGGCGTTTGCACGTTGGCTGATCGATCCCGATCATTCGTTGACATCTCGGGTGATCGTCAATCGCGTCTGGGCCAGCCACTTTGGTCGCGGCATCGCGGGCAACCCGAACAACTTTGGCGCGACCGGCAAGAAGCCGACTCATCCGGAGTTGCTGGACCACTTGGCATCATCCTTCGTCAGTGAAGGGTGGTCGCTCAAGAAGCTACATCGATTGATCCTGAACTCCGACGCATACAAACGTTCGACGCAGCATCCTGACATGCGAATGCTCGGGGAAAAGGATCCAAACAACGAGTCGTACGCAGTCTTTTTGCCGCGACGTTTGACGGCGGAGGAAATCCGTGACGCCATGTTGATGGTTTCCGGTGAACTCAATCCGACGCTCGGCGGGATCCCCGTTCGTCCGGACATGAATCTGGAGGCCGCGTTGCAGCCACGAATGATCATGGGAACCTTTGCCCCGAGTTACGTGCCCAGCCCTGAACCGGCGGACCGAAACCGACGTTCGATCTACATCCATCGACTTCGCGGACATCGCCTGCCTTTTTTTGAGACATTCAATCAACCCGGAAGCGAGAAGTCGTGCGAACTGCGTGATCAGTCCAACATCACGCCGCAAGTGTTCACGCTGCTCAACGGCCAGGAGACCAGTGACCGAGCGCTCGCGACCGCCCACGCGGTGATGGAGGAAACAGATACGGACGAGGAAGCCATCGCGTCGGTGTTTCAACGCATTTTGGGTCGCGCGCCGTCGGAGACCGAACGCAAGGCGTCGTTGGATCACTGGAGGGCGATGACCGATGTGCAATCAGGTATCACGCCTCAGCCGATGCGTTATCCAACAGAAGTCGTGCGTGAGGCGATCGATGAAAACACAGGCAAGCCGTTTGAGTTCAAGGAAACGCTGTTCGCCTACCGTGACTACAAGCCCGATCTGCAACCTCATCAGGTCGACGCCAAGACACGCGGTTTGGCGGACGTCTGCTTGGCGCTGCTCAACAGCAACGAATTCGTTTACGTTTATTGAGAGAAAAGCATGTTGAACCCAACAAGACGCTCGTTTCTCTACGGCTTGACTTCGTCGATCGGCAGCGTTGCCTTCTCAGCGATGCTGGCCGAGTCGATGGGCTCTCGGGCGTTGGCTGCAGAGACACAGAATTCACAGGGGACACAGACGCCTGGACCGCATTTCCCAAACGCAAAGGCCAAGCACTGCATTTTTTTGTACATGGAGGGTGGTCCGTCTCACATCGACACGTTTGACCCCAAGCCGAAGTTGAGCGAGTTGCATTTGCAGGAGTTTCAGCGAAGCGGCAACGAGCAGTCGGCGATGAGTAGTGGCAAACGTTACTACGTTCAGAGTCCCTTCGGATTTCGCAAAGCCGGCGAGAGTGGCGCGGACATGTGTGATCGTTGGGAGCATCTGCCCAAGGTTGCCGACGAGCTTTGTTTTTATCGTGGCTGCCAAGTCGAATCGGTCAACCATCCGACGGCGAACTATCACGTCAACACGGGCAATCGCTTCGGCGGCGATCCGTCGATCGGAGCTTGGGTGAGCTACGGCTTGGGTTCGGAGAACAAGGATCTGCCTGGTTTCATCGTGCTGCCCGAACTGGCGTATCCACAAGGCGGCGCAGCGAACTGGTCCAACGGTTTTCTGCCAACCGCTTTGCAGGGCACCCCGCTTCGGAGCAAGGGCTCGCCGATCCTGGACATCGCGCCGCCTGAGGGCGTCACACGACAGCACCAACGGATGAACTTGGACTACTTGCAACGGATGAATCAACTGCACGCGGAGCGTCATCCCGAACACGAGGACTTGGCCGCCCGGATGGCCAACTATGAACTCGCTTTCCGAATGCAAATGGAAGTTCCCGAGACGCTCAGCATCGAGGATGAGTCCCAAGCCACGTTGGATGCCTACGGTGTCGGTGTGAAACCGACGGACAACTTTGCACGTCGGTGTTTGTTGGCCCGCAAGTTAGTCGAAAAAGGCGTGCGGTTTGTGCAGGTCTACGCGAGCACGTGGGACTCCCACGACTACATTGAGAAAGCGCACGGGGCGCTGATCCCCAGTGTCGACCGTCCGATCGCCGCATTGATCGCGGACTTGCGTCAGCGCGGACTGTTGGACGAGACATTGATCGTTTGGATGGGGGAGTTTGGACGTACGCCGGACAACGGAATTCGTGGTGGCGGCAAAGCGTACGGGCGAGACCACAACCCCGATGCGATGAGCATTTGGCTGGCCGGCGGCGGATGCAAGGCTGGGCACACAATTGGTGCGACGGACGAAATAGGAGCCACCGCGGTGGAGAACCAGCGTCATGTCCGTGATTTTCACATCACGCTGTTGAAGCTATTGGGTTTGGATGACAACAAACTCACGTACTATCACGCGGGCCGATTCAAGCAACTGAGCCAGTTCGGCGGCAAACCGATCGATGAATTGATCGCGTGAGCAACGCACAATCAAAAAGTGACGGATTTCGTAGTGGACGAAGTCACGAGTCCCGTGCTCCAGGACTCGTAACCTCGTCCACTACGCCAGTAATAGGATGAAATCCACTCGTTTGCGCTTCGTGCTGGTATTTTGTCACGAGTCATTTTCGGTGGGATTTCTGGCGAAATCCACTACGCGCAGCCGTTGCTCAGCCGTGAGTCAGGGAACCGTTGCAGGTTCCCGATTGGCTTCGCCGTAGTGCAGTTTCAACGCCAGTCGGCCGCAGCGTTCTTGGAACTGTGCCGGGGTGTCGTCGGAGCCTGCGGCGCACATGTCATCGATCCACTCGGGCCATTGGTCCAAGATTCGCGATGCCAATTTGTGGCGTCCGACCGAGGACAGCGGTCCCATGGAAACGACGCGGTCGATACGGCCGGGACGTGATCCGATGGCGCCGGGTTGTCCGATCGCGGGATCGATCTTGTCCAAGTGGTTGGTGCTGATCATGACCATCAGACCGTCCGCACGCTGGACACCATCGAGGCAATTAAGCAAACAATCAAACGTCAGCGCGGGGCCTTGCTTGACTGCCACATTCTCGCGTCCTTCGAAAACCGCGTCGATGTCTTCGATCAACGCCATGCAAGGCACTTCGGCCAGCATTTGATTCCACGCTTTGAGCAACTCATCGTTCTTCAGCGTGGCCAAGTCATAGACAAAGATTGGCAGATCTAGGTCTTCCGCGATCGCACGGGCCAGTGCAGTCTTGCCCGTACCGGGTGGTCCGTGCAGCAAATAGCCACGTCGCCAGGGCAGCCCACGATTTCGGTGCCACGCTTCGGTCTCCCGCCAGCGATAGGCTTCCTGGACCAGTTCCTCGGTGGCGTCATCCAGGGCAAGTCGCGACAGGGCGCTGACGGTTTCCTCAGGATCTGGACCCAGGTCAGCAAAATCCCAGCCGAGCGGTCGGTGGCTCAGGCAAGCACGAATATCGGAGCTGCTCGTCGGCGAGTTGGAACGTCCCTTGGCTTGCACCATCATGGAGTTGCCAGCCGTTCCGTGGACGAAGCGGATCGAGTGTCGCCGTCCACCGGTCGATTCGTACTGTCGTACTTGGCGATTAAAAAACTCCGTCGCGTCCACAATCAACTGATCGGGATCGATCAAACCGCGAGCGTAGGTGACGCTGATGGTTTGATAGTCGTAGTCGGCGGCCTGCAAGCCTTCCTCCAGATCACCGAGCGCCTCTTTGCTCTTGGCCACCCAGATCGGAATCCAACCTCGCCAATAAAGTCTGCCCGATGGCGGTGGAACTTCCATGGACACCAACTGGACACGTTGGCTGGGACGCACAAAAAGTTTCCAGCCCACGTAGGCACGGGGTCCGAATTTTGACGCCGTGTAGTGATGCTTCAGATACAGCATCATCGCGTCGGCTTGATAGCCACTGACCGTGATCTTGACGACAACGCGTCCAGCGACTTGTTGAACAATGTTCTTGATGTGTCCCCAGCCGGCCGCGATCAAAGTCAACGCGGCTGCCGATCCGGCAAACATCCATCCACTCGATAATTCTTGCACTCTCTAACAATCTCCGTGTTCAATCTTTGGCGATTTGGAGCACGCATCCTCCATCCGCACATGACGTCAGACACGAATCATACGCAGGGGTTCCCTGAGAAAGAAAAAATGCGGGTTCGCCCGTCGGATTACGCTTTGCGGACAGTGAACGGCAACGTGGGGCAGGTTTGCAACCTGCCAATCTTCCAGAACCACAGCCCGCAAGCCTGCTCACCTATTCTCCGTCCGACGTTGAGATTTCGTCCGGTGTCTGCAGCATTTTTTGAATCATGGGCATCACGACGCTGCGGTAGATGCCGCGTGCCATCGGAAAACGCTTCATCGTTTCGAATGTTTCGTACAGCGTTTGCCCTTCGGATGCCGTCATCGGAACCGTCATCTTGCGCCCTTCGGCGTCCACCAGCACGGATTCGTACATCCAATCACCCCGCTCGTTTTTCTCTCGTGTGACATCGTCCAACTGCGCGGTTTCCGGGTCGAAACTACCGCCAGCGTTGGCTTCCTTTTCAACGTACATCTGAGTGTCCAATCCGAGTGATTGGGCGATGGTTGAGGTGACCTCGGAAACCGATTCGTCCGACGCGATCGCTTCGAGACGTTTGAGATTGGCGTCCAGTTGAGAAAGCTTTCGCTCGTCGGGCAGCTTGGCGACGGACTCGATCTTGTCGTTCAGAGAATCTTGGATCTGCGTCGGGTCGATGGGCTGCTCGACCGGAGAAGGTTCCAACACTGGAGGCGGTGCTGGTCGTGGTGCGGGCCTGCTCGTGTCGCTGGCAGCCGACTGTGTTGCTGCTGATGCGGAGTTTTCGGAGCGAGACGGGACGTACCAGCACAGCAACCCGATTGCCAAGACCACGTGGACACCGATCGATGCGAGGATCGCGATGCGGCGGCGTGAGTGACGGTTGGGTTGGGTTGCTGGCACGTGATTGCTGGATGGGTTTCGTTCAGGGGTAGGTCAGCCTGGAAAGGCTGACGTACGGGGCTGACGTACATCTTTTTACGGACTTAGGCGTTGCATGATCCATTGGTGGTCGCTGCGGGTGTAGTGTATTCGATCATGCAATCTGCCCACTCGGCCTTGCCAGAACTCGATGCTGTGGGGCGTGACTCCGTAGCCTCCCCAGTGTTCTGGGCAGGGGATCGTTTGCCCATCGAACTGCATGGCGGCACTTTCCATCGCCCTTTCGAGTGTCTCGCGATCGGCCACGATGTCGGATTGGTTGCTCGCAACGGCGCCGAGTTGGCTATCGCGCGGTCGGCTTTGAAAATAGGTTTCGGAGCGTTCGCGGGTGGCTTTTTCAACAGTGCCATCGATTCTGACTTGGCGTTGCACGTGTGGCCAGTGAAAACAGAGCGAGACCTTGGGACAGGCTTGCATTTGCCGACCTTTGATCGACTCATAATTGGTAAAGAACCAGAACTTGTCGTCCTCCAGAGCTTTGAGCAAAACGATCCGAGACGTCACACTGCCGTGGCCGTCCGTCGTTGCCAGGGTCATCGCGTTGACTTCAAGCCAATCGGGGGCTCCGCAGTTCAAAGCTTCCACCAGCCAGGATTGAAACTGAACCAAAGGGTCGTCTGCCATGTCTTTCTCTGACAGTCCGGCCATCGAGTAACTCTGACGCATTTCTTCCAGATTCATGGGATTTGCCTGTGAGATATGGACCCGGCGAGAGGGACTCGGGCCCGCGGTGCTGACTTGAGGGTTGTAAGTTTTGGTGGGGGCAACTCTGGACTGCTCAAAGTTTGGTGTTGTGTCTTTTTGGGTTTGCGCAAGTTTATGTCCCTACTGCCGGCGCAGCTGGTGGCCCCAGTGAGCCTCAGGCGCTAGCCGTGGGCCTGAGGCGGATTGTGGTGCCGGCCCACGGCTAGCGCCTGAGGCTCACTTTGATTGCGATGCATGGAACGAAAACATGGAACGAAAAAACAATGTCAACCCCAAACTTTGAGCAGTCCGGGGCAACTCCCCCAACGGGAGACGGTGTTGGCCCCATGTTTCGACAAAAGCGATTCGCTTGGCAACCACCTGTGGCAACTTTGCCCAGAAAACCAGTGATTGGCACGCGGATTGCCACGTATGGTTCGTTGGAGCAATGCTGCCACGCTGGCAATTTCGTTCACAGCAGGAACTTTGATGTCTGATTTGATTCCATTTGTGCCTGATCACACTTATGTGGGCAAGCTCTTGGTGGCTTCGTCCTTGGTCGCCGATCCTGTTTTGTCGCGCTCGGTCAGTCTGGTCGTCCACCAGGACCCCAAGCAGATTTTTGCGGTGATGCTCAACCGTCCCATGAGTCCGCATCCTGCTGCGCTGTTACAGATGCTGCATGATCAAGCGGGTGAGTCGCAAACTGATCTCAATGCTGGTTTAGCGACCGATTCCGGCGAAGATGGCGATCCTGCGACACCGTCCGACCGGGTGGGGCACCTCGCCAGCCAAGCGAAACAGACAGCCGCAGAGGCCGCGGCTGCCGTGGGAACGGTTCATTTCGGTGGCCCCCTTTCTGGGCCCGTCGTGGCCGTTCATGGAGCCAGTGAATTTGCGGAAGCCGAGACAGGAAACGGTGTTTACGTGGCCGCGCAGCGTCAGCTGCTGGAGCGTTTGGTCAAGCAAAAGCCTGGTCCATTCCGGCTGATCGTGGGGCACCTTGGCTGGGGGGTCGCACAATTCGAAATGGAGCGTCATGCGGGGCTCTGGCACGTCATTGATGCGACCAGCGAAGCGGTGTTCAGCAATGACGTCGACATGTGGCCTGGTCTGATTCATCGCGCGACCTCGTCTTCGGTCGCCAGCTGGCTGGGGATACCGGATTTACCCAACGCGGCGGCTTACAACTGATCGTCGTGCTATCGAACGTAGGATTCTCAACAGGTCGCTCCTTTCGCATTGCACCGGACTTGGTAACTTGGCGTCGAAACGCTTTCCCGTCCGAATTGCCCCTCGCCGTTTGATCCGCAGTGCCCTCACCCGATTCGAAAAATGATCCGCCGGAACGAAAGCCGTTCCGCATCCAACGCAAGCGACTGGGGTCAATCCGCAAGATCGATCCGAAGGGTGAGTTCGGTTTCATTGACGCAGAAGATTTTCGAGACGACGTTTTCTTTCACCGAACGGTCTGGCAATCCAATGCGCTTCAGCAGTGGAACACCGGGCCGTTGAGCGTCGAGTTGGAGACACAGTTTGTCGAGTTTGAGATCGACGACGAAGTCTGGGCGACCGACAAGAAGCTGCGAGCCAAGGTCGTCCGACCGACCAGGCGACCGGAGGGCCGAAAGATGAGCGGCCGCGACGCGACATTCAAAATCATCACGCACCATCCCAACGCCCGACGAAAACGCCCCAAGTGGCGTGGCAATTCTTAGTGATCGGACTCGGCGGATTGCGTTCATGATTGGAGGCCATGGAACTGCGCTGTAAGTGTGTCGTTCTAACATTGTCGGGTCGCTCGATACTGAAGTTTGTCCAACCTGTGGGTCTAAGAGATTTGTCGAATCCGACAGATGGGACTTATGGGACTTGTAGGACTGATGAGTCGCGTTGGTCCTATTTGTCTTATTGGTCACATTCGATTTCGTCAAACGGCAATCTCGCCGATGAATACCGACGGAACAATCGGTGCCAGCCAACAACTGGACCTGATGAGTCGGACTCATCATTGTTGCGAGGGTACCTGCAGAGCTTTGCCGACTCTCAGTCTGTAGGATCGGTACCCGGGTTTCATGATCCGGACTAACAGCAAGCTAAGCTCCCAGTGCGATCGATTCTCTCAGCACGGCGGCTGCTCTGGCACCGACAAACTCGTCACAACCCGTAATCACGGAATCAGCGGGCGAAACTCGTCGACTGAGTGGATCAAGCATTTGGACTTCATCCCCATCCGTCGCTTGTTGCAGCCCCGCCCCATGCCCACCAGTGATCCGAACTCAAACGGTGATTCGTTGCCCGTCTCGGCAGAGAATCAAGACGAATCGGACTTGACGTCTTGTCAGGGCGCGTTGGGTGTTCCTGACGCAACATCCAATAGCACGTCGTCACAGAAAAGCTCTCGACAGAACAGTTCCCTGGGTAGCAGCGGGCGGCGGAAAATCAAACGCACCAGCAAAGTCATCCCTAAGGTCGTCTCGCCGGCACCAATGCCGCCACCCAAACCGTTGATGCGACAAGAGCTCTGTGACGCTTCCTACCTCGGCCTCGTTGCAAACGCTGCGTCCAAACATCGCTCATCCAAGCACCCAGCAGACGATCCCGATTCACAAACGCAAGCCACATCCGATGCCTTGATCTCGGCTCGCTACAAGCGTATCGGTGAACTGGGGCGTGGCGGTTGGGGAGTGGTGGATCGCGCGATGGATCGGCAATTGGGACGCGAGGTGGCGGTCAAGCGGATCGTCGCGTCAAGCTCTTTGTCGGAGGAGGATCAAGCTCGTTTTTTGCACGAAGCGAGGGTCACCAGTCAACTGCAACACCCCGGCGTTGTGCCCGTTCATGAACTGGGTGAAGCCGACGGAGAAGTGTTCTATGTGATGAAACTGCTGGAGGGCGATAACCTCAAGCATCACATCCGCAGCGTCCACCCGGAGCCCGGCTCTCAATCGCACCTGAAGACTCAGTCGCAATTGGTTGATGCGATCGGACCCTTGCTGGAACGATTCATCTCCGTTTGCCAAGCGGTCGCCTATGCACACGAAAATGATGTGATCCACCGCGACCTCAAGCCGACCAACGTGATGGTCGGGGCTTTCGGTGAGACCATCGTTGTGGACTGGGGACTGGCACGTCAGGCCAATGAAGAAATCGACGATGCGACATTGACCGGATCGTCCAGTCGCGGATCGGGAATTTCTGAAAGTGATGGCACGGTGGTTGGTACTCCGGCCTACATGGCACCCGAGCAAGCTCGTGGAGAAATTAGCGCCGTGGGCTGCCACTCCGATATCTATTCTCTCGGCGTGATGCTCTATGAAATCATCGCCGGTCGACATCCGTATGCCGGAATGCCGATTGCCGCGGTCCTGCCCGAAGTCATCGCGGCACGCTGTCGTCCGCTCGCAAAATCACAGCCCAGGACTCCTCGACCACTGCTGCGCATCGTGGAGACCGCAATGGCGTCCGCCCCTGCGGATCGATACGCCACGGCGAGCGATCTGGCGGACGATGTTCGACGATTCCTGACCGGGGACAAAGTCTCGGTGTATCAGGAAACGACGCTGGATCAGATTTCCAGATGGAGCCGTCATCATCGAGGAATCGCCGTTACGATTGCCGCCGCTGTCTGCATGCTGCTGATCGTTTCCGTTGCTTTCGGCATCGTGGTTCGTCGCGCACACAAGAGCGAGCAAATCGCTCGGAGAGAAGCCGAGGCGGCGCATCGCCAAGCGTTGTTGCGTCTCGTCGATGCGAGAGATGCCGCCGATACATGGCTGATCGACCTGAGCGGCTCGCTGGAGTTTCATCCCGCAATGACGCCAATTCGTCAGCAACTGTTCCAGCAAGCCATCATGCAGTACCAAAAACTCATCGATGCGCCGATCGCCTTGGCCAATGACACCGTTGACCCTGAAACACAACAGCATCTTTTGCTCGAACGGCTGAAATGCCACTTGAGACTCGGTGATCTGTTCCGTTTGGTTGGTGATCAGCATCAGGCCGCTGAGCAGTACGCCAAGGCGGCATCCGGTTTCAAACGCCCCACGAGTGATCGTATGAAAATTTCAAACGTGTTGCTCACAAGCATCGTTGATCGACCGGAGTCGGAACCTGGCATGGAGGATCGCTTTCGACTTGAGC from Stieleria varia carries:
- the pdxH gene encoding pyridoxamine 5'-phosphate oxidase, coding for MNLEEMRQSYSMAGLSEKDMADDPLVQFQSWLVEALNCGAPDWLEVNAMTLATTDGHGSVTSRIVLLKALEDDKFWFFTNYESIKGRQMQACPKVSLCFHWPHVQRQVRIDGTVEKATRERSETYFQSRPRDSQLGAVASNQSDIVADRETLERAMESAAMQFDGQTIPCPEHWGGYGVTPHSIEFWQGRVGRLHDRIHYTRSDHQWIMQRLSP
- a CDS encoding YqgE/AlgH family protein produces the protein MSDLIPFVPDHTYVGKLLVASSLVADPVLSRSVSLVVHQDPKQIFAVMLNRPMSPHPAALLQMLHDQAGESQTDLNAGLATDSGEDGDPATPSDRVGHLASQAKQTAAEAAAAVGTVHFGGPLSGPVVAVHGASEFAEAETGNGVYVAAQRQLLERLVKQKPGPFRLIVGHLGWGVAQFEMERHAGLWHVIDATSEAVFSNDVDMWPGLIHRATSSSVASWLGIPDLPNAAAYN
- a CDS encoding cold-shock protein, whose amino-acid sequence is MPSPDSKNDPPERKPFRIQRKRLGSIRKIDPKGEFGFIDAEDFRDDVFFHRTVWQSNALQQWNTGPLSVELETQFVEFEIDDEVWATDKKLRAKVVRPTRRPEGRKMSGRDATFKIITHHPNARRKRPKWRGNS
- a CDS encoding serine/threonine-protein kinase, with amino-acid sequence MIRTNSKLSSQCDRFSQHGGCSGTDKLVTTRNHGISGRNSSTEWIKHLDFIPIRRLLQPRPMPTSDPNSNGDSLPVSAENQDESDLTSCQGALGVPDATSNSTSSQKSSRQNSSLGSSGRRKIKRTSKVIPKVVSPAPMPPPKPLMRQELCDASYLGLVANAASKHRSSKHPADDPDSQTQATSDALISARYKRIGELGRGGWGVVDRAMDRQLGREVAVKRIVASSSLSEEDQARFLHEARVTSQLQHPGVVPVHELGEADGEVFYVMKLLEGDNLKHHIRSVHPEPGSQSHLKTQSQLVDAIGPLLERFISVCQAVAYAHENDVIHRDLKPTNVMVGAFGETIVVDWGLARQANEEIDDATLTGSSSRGSGISESDGTVVGTPAYMAPEQARGEISAVGCHSDIYSLGVMLYEIIAGRHPYAGMPIAAVLPEVIAARCRPLAKSQPRTPRPLLRIVETAMASAPADRYATASDLADDVRRFLTGDKVSVYQETTLDQISRWSRHHRGIAVTIAAAVCMLLIVSVAFGIVVRRAHKSEQIARREAEAAHRQALLRLVDARDAADTWLIDLSGSLEFHPAMTPIRQQLFQQAIMQYQKLIDAPIALANDTVDPETQQHLLLERLKCHLRLGDLFRLVGDQHQAAEQYAKAASGFKRPTSDRMKISNVLLTSIVDRPESEPGMEDRFRLERINSQMGQWLVGDEIPKEDVLTADRKWLRQWIPDSKSDGVFRITELRNEFVASVISAAVRLEIVIARQDSPEAPPAMLDGAVGLARELVRLRGKPSDHALSQTVQTQRARQWEDRGEVTAAYECWSTLITDLQTLIENRGERVDWLESLGEAQMRRAGLCGQLGRSEAAVDGYRRAIEDLNRAWSLSDYDDFYRTNLATAKTNLGLLVGSDADGVDEATELLNQSISTYQELLRQETTPDVLRRLAQSHVALARVLTGRPDSDANAEARQHLDSAMLAYQLLADHGLLTSEDSRQWSEVRTMMGLR